The proteins below come from a single Cylindrospermopsis raciborskii Cr2010 genomic window:
- a CDS encoding WD40 domain-containing protein, with protein MNDLENIPNHHYEPIKTILRVIDFSQSQFSLIFLHCNDAELREQVAAQLRERSPNKIEEITLPHSAISLYDNISLTLDRHPEVLMVFGLETVNNLDSILQFSNQIREEFRKNFTFPLLIWIDDQILRKILRVAPDLETWGSIIGTPNYYNGENQVKSLAQIHRFLAEAALENQQWSEAKKQAQYAQEILTSVDHIILPDDGLYHLLIARSQIGLGETSTAIKNLEIAKTHSAPPQDPQLYIEILKTLASLYFDHGNYLEAFYVRQEQLQVEQQYGLRAFLGSSYLNPQRPIMNGTNGSNGRSMAFGREEDIKRLWQRISDNEHPLVVIHGQFAVGKTSIIQGGLVPILEQELIDDRQLLPIILREYTNWLEELWEQLLNKLENKLQSTIAIETFNGLSPQERIIKLLNISGDKNLLTVLIFDQLEEFFFVANNLEQKRTFYQLLRSCLDIPFVKIILTLREEYLHYLLEIDRLVDLRVTNNNILDKTIRYYLGNFSKAVAKRIIQTLMVKDQFELQMELIDQLVEELGDNLGEVRPLELQIVGAQLEKEGIDTLEQYEQFGGKQKLLEKFLQDVIKSCGPENESTAQLVLYLLTGENGTKPLKTQAEIITQLSVESDKLDLVLKIFVGSGLVWLVRESLRDRYQLVHDCLVQFIRYQYARSYYTQLSAQLERIQAELRQEREAEEQAQLVTKLEEDALIALDQFQTDPLLSLVTAVGNANLLKSIVQNNPLDKYPTVRPIYTLNTILDTISDRNIIKGHEGGITSVCFSPDGQSIGTGSWDKTIRLWNLRGENIQQFRGHEGGITSVCFSPDGQSIGTGSEDGTARLWNLQGKNIQQFRGHEGGVTSICFSPDGQSIGTGSEDGTARLWNLQGKNIQQFRGHEGGVTSICFSPDGQSIGTGSEDGTARLWNLQGENIQQFHGHEDWVTSVSFSPDGQILATTSVDKTVRLWNLQGETIQQFHGHENWVTSVSFSPDGKTIATTSVDKTARLWNLQGETIQQFHGHENWVTSVSFSPDGKTIATTSVDKTARLWGLNRHKIQEIRGHEDWVTSVSFSPDGQNIATGSRDNTARLWNWEGRLIQEFKGHQSRVTSVNFSPDGQTIGTGSADKTARLWNLQGDILGEFQGHEDWVTSVSFSPNGQILATGSRDKIARLWSLQGDLLGEFLGHEDWVTSVSFSPNGQALATGSADKIARLWNLQGDLLGKFPGHEGGVTSVSFSPDGQTVVTGSVDKIARLWNLKGYLIREFKGHDSGITNVSFSPDGQTLATASVDKTVRLWDLKGQLIQEFKGYDDTVTSVSFSPDGQTLATGSLDKIARLWPVRYLDRALKDGNTWLIDTNF; from the coding sequence ATGAATGATCTAGAAAATATTCCCAATCATCACTATGAACCGATCAAAACTATCCTACGAGTAATTGATTTTTCCCAAAGTCAATTTTCCCTGATTTTTTTGCACTGTAATGATGCTGAATTACGCGAACAAGTAGCAGCGCAATTGCGGGAAAGATCGCCCAACAAAATTGAGGAGATTACTCTACCTCATTCCGCCATAAGTCTCTATGATAATATATCCCTAACGTTGGATAGACATCCAGAAGTTTTGATGGTCTTTGGACTGGAGACTGTTAACAACCTGGACTCTATCTTACAGTTCTCCAACCAAATTAGAGAAGAATTTAGAAAAAACTTTACCTTTCCCCTATTGATTTGGATAGATGATCAAATACTGAGAAAAATTTTGAGAGTTGCACCAGATTTAGAAACTTGGGGTAGTATTATTGGCACACCTAATTACTACAATGGAGAAAACCAAGTGAAAAGTTTGGCTCAAATTCACAGGTTTTTGGCAGAAGCGGCTTTAGAAAATCAACAATGGTCAGAAGCTAAAAAGCAGGCACAGTATGCACAAGAAATCTTAACCAGTGTTGACCACATAATTTTACCAGATGATGGTTTATATCACTTGTTGATTGCTCGTTCCCAAATTGGTTTAGGAGAAACTAGCACGGCTATTAAAAATTTAGAAATCGCTAAAACTCATAGTGCGCCTCCCCAGGATCCCCAACTCTACATTGAGATTTTAAAAACTTTGGCCAGTTTATACTTTGATCACGGTAATTATTTAGAGGCGTTCTATGTTAGACAAGAGCAACTACAAGTTGAACAACAGTATGGGTTAAGAGCATTCCTGGGATCATCCTATTTAAATCCCCAACGCCCAATCATGAACGGGACTAATGGTTCCAATGGTCGTTCTATGGCATTTGGTAGGGAAGAAGATATCAAAAGGTTATGGCAAAGAATATCAGACAATGAACATCCATTAGTCGTGATTCACGGACAATTTGCAGTGGGTAAAACCTCAATTATTCAGGGGGGACTAGTTCCTATTCTGGAACAGGAACTTATTGATGATAGACAGCTGTTACCTATTATTCTGCGGGAGTACACAAACTGGTTAGAAGAATTATGGGAGCAATTATTAAATAAACTAGAGAACAAGTTACAATCAACTATAGCCATAGAAACATTTAATGGATTATCTCCACAGGAGAGAATTATTAAACTATTAAACATCAGTGGCGATAAAAATTTATTAACGGTTTTGATATTTGACCAACTTGAAGAATTTTTCTTTGTTGCCAATAACCTAGAGCAAAAAAGAACATTTTATCAATTGTTACGCTCTTGCCTAGATATTCCATTTGTTAAAATTATCCTTACCCTGCGGGAGGAATACTTACATTACTTACTGGAGATAGATAGACTAGTAGATTTAAGAGTTACTAATAATAACATTCTTGACAAAACTATTCGTTACTACTTGGGTAACTTCTCTAAAGCAGTGGCTAAGAGGATTATTCAAACTCTAATGGTCAAAGACCAATTTGAGTTACAGATGGAATTAATTGACCAATTAGTTGAAGAGTTGGGGGACAATTTAGGAGAGGTTAGACCCCTAGAACTACAAATTGTTGGTGCACAATTAGAAAAGGAGGGAATTGATACTTTAGAGCAATATGAACAATTTGGTGGTAAACAGAAACTACTAGAAAAATTCTTGCAGGATGTGATTAAAAGTTGTGGACCTGAGAATGAGTCAACAGCTCAATTGGTTTTATACTTGCTCACAGGGGAAAATGGAACTAAACCCTTGAAAACTCAAGCGGAAATAATAACACAGTTGTCAGTGGAAAGTGATAAACTAGATTTGGTTTTGAAGATTTTCGTTGGTTCAGGTTTAGTATGGCTAGTGCGAGAATCACTGAGGGATAGATATCAACTGGTTCACGACTGTTTAGTGCAGTTTATTCGTTATCAGTATGCACGTTCATATTATACTCAGTTATCAGCACAATTAGAGAGAATTCAAGCAGAGCTTAGACAAGAAAGGGAAGCTGAAGAACAAGCTCAGCTGGTAACTAAGCTGGAAGAAGATGCACTAATTGCTTTAGACCAGTTTCAAACTGACCCTCTACTATCCCTGGTTACTGCTGTGGGTAATGCTAACTTATTAAAATCCATAGTTCAAAACAATCCTCTGGATAAGTACCCAACCGTTCGTCCCATTTATACATTAAATACTATTCTTGACACCATCAGCGATCGCAACATCATCAAAGGTCATGAAGGTGGAATTACAAGTGTCTGTTTTAGTCCCGATGGACAAAGTATAGGGACTGGTTCCTGGGACAAAACAATTCGGTTATGGAATTTGCGGGGTGAAAACATCCAGCAGTTTCGTGGTCATGAAGGTGGAATTACAAGTGTTTGTTTTAGTCCCGATGGACAAAGTATAGGGACTGGTTCTGAGGATGGAACAGCTCGGTTATGGAATTTGCAGGGGAAAAACATCCAACAGTTCCGTGGTCATGAAGGTGGAGTCACAAGTATCTGTTTTAGTCCAGATGGACAAAGTATAGGGACTGGTTCTGAGGATGGAACAGCTCGGTTATGGAATTTGCAGGGGAAAAACATCCAACAGTTCCGTGGTCATGAAGGTGGAGTCACAAGTATCTGTTTTAGTCCAGACGGACAAAGTATAGGAACTGGTTCTGAGGATGGAACAGCTCGGTTATGGAATTTGCAGGGGGAAAACATCCAGCAATTTCATGGTCATGAGGACTGGGTTACAAGTGTGAGTTTTAGTCCCGATGGTCAAATCCTAGCTACCACCTCTGTGGACAAAACAGTTAGATTATGGAACTTGCAGGGAGAAACCATTCAACAATTTCATGGTCACGAGAACTGGGTCACCAGTGTGAGTTTCAGTCCCGATGGTAAAACCATCGCTACCACCTCTGTGGACAAAACAGCTAGATTATGGAACTTGCAGGGAGAAACCATTCAACAATTTCATGGTCACGAGAACTGGGTCACCAGTGTGAGTTTCAGTCCCGATGGTAAAACCATCGCTACCACCTCTGTGGACAAAACAGCTCGGTTGTGGGGGTTAAATAGACACAAAATTCAGGAGATTAGAGGTCATGAAGATTGGGTTACCAGTGTGAGTTTTAGCCCAGATGGTCAAAATATTGCAACTGGTTCCCGAGACAACACAGCTCGGTTGTGGAACTGGGAAGGTCGTCTGATTCAAGAATTTAAAGGTCATCAAAGTCGAGTCACAAGTGTTAATTTCAGCCCAGATGGACAAACCATAGGGACTGGTTCTGCTGATAAAACAGCTCGGTTGTGGAATTTGCAGGGTGATATCCTTGGAGAATTTCAGGGTCATGAGGACTGGGTTACAAGTGTCAGTTTCAGTCCCAATGGCCAAATCCTAGCTACTGGTTCCCGGGACAAAATAGCCAGGTTATGGAGCTTGCAGGGTGACCTCCTTGGAGAATTTCTAGGTCATGAGGACTGGGTTACAAGTGTCAGTTTCAGTCCCAATGGCCAAGCTCTAGCTACTGGTAGTGCTGACAAAATAGCTAGGTTATGGAACTTGCAGGGTGACCTCCTTGGAAAATTTCCAGGTCATGAGGGTGGGGTTACAAGTGTGAGTTTCAGTCCCGATGGCCAAACTGTTGTTACCGGTTCAGTTGACAAAATAGCTCGTTTATGGAATTTAAAGGGTTATCTGATTCGGGAATTCAAGGGTCATGATAGTGGGATAACAAATGTGAGTTTCAGTCCTGATGGACAAACTCTCGCTACCGCTTCTGTTGATAAGACAGTCCGGTTATGGGACTTAAAGGGTCAGCTAATTCAAGAGTTTAAGGGTTATGATGATACAGTTACAAGTGTGAGTTTTAGCCCAGATGGCCAAACTCTTGCTACTGGTTCTTTGGATAAAATAGCCCGCTTATGGCCTGTACGGTATTTAGATAGAGCGTTGAAAGATGGCAACACTTGGTTAATTGATACTAATTTTTGA
- the rnc gene encoding ribonuclease III: MSRVYPRRQRQLESLIQKLGLSANSPIKWPLLDLALTHPTVSESANYEQLEFVGDAVVRLVAAVVLWESYPDCCVGDFAAIRSVLVSDRILARLAREYGLELYLLVAGSATADNVGQESRLADAFEALLGALYLSTQNLILIRPWLDPHFQELAEQIRLDPAKLNYKAALQEWTQAGYKVLPEYRVVEVNQPQNPHERFLAQVWLHEKILGQGKGRSIKAAEQEAAKVAYLAITQSVT, from the coding sequence ATGTCCCGCGTTTACCCTCGCCGTCAACGGCAACTTGAAAGTTTAATCCAAAAGTTGGGATTATCAGCAAATAGTCCTATTAAGTGGCCACTGCTGGACTTGGCACTTACTCACCCTACTGTTTCTGAATCGGCAAATTATGAACAGCTAGAATTCGTCGGTGATGCTGTTGTTCGTTTAGTAGCAGCTGTTGTCCTGTGGGAAAGCTATCCTGATTGCTGTGTGGGTGACTTTGCTGCTATCCGTTCCGTTCTAGTGAGCGATCGCATTCTTGCTAGATTAGCCAGGGAGTATGGTTTAGAATTATATTTGTTAGTGGCAGGTAGTGCCACAGCGGATAATGTTGGGCAGGAGTCTCGTTTAGCAGACGCATTTGAAGCATTATTAGGTGCTCTTTATCTTAGTACCCAGAATTTAATCCTAATTCGTCCTTGGTTGGATCCTCATTTTCAGGAACTAGCAGAGCAAATTCGTTTAGATCCAGCTAAGCTAAATTATAAAGCTGCTCTACAAGAATGGACTCAAGCGGGATATAAGGTGTTACCGGAATATCGGGTCGTGGAAGTTAATCAACCCCAGAATCCCCATGAACGTTTTTTGGCCCAGGTTTGGTTACATGAGAAAATTCTCGGACAGGGGAAAGGAAGATCAATCAAAGCAGCTGAACAAGAAGCAGCTAAGGTAGCCTATTTAGCAATTACTCAAAGCGTTACTTGA
- the mnmA gene encoding tRNA 2-thiouridine(34) synthase MnmA gives MKKVVVGLSGGVDSSVAAAILHNQGYDVIGLTLWLMKGKGQCCSEGMVDAATICQQLSIPHEIVDMRDVFQTNIVDYLVSGYSAGITPLPCSQCNRTVKFGPMLEYAREKLGSDVIATGHYARIAYDHGTERYQLLRAFDRNKDQSYFLYDLSQELLAGTIFPLGELNKNDTRKIAAEYGLKTADKPESQDLCLVESNGSMRAFLDKYLAPKPGDIVDSNGKILGKHDGVHHYTIGQRKGLGIAAAEPLYVIKLDTVNNLVVVGDRTKGTEKECTVERVNWVSMAEPRGTIRGEVQIRYRSQPVLATIIPGETDCVQLVFDEPQFSITPGQAAVWYEGDKVLGGGIIKN, from the coding sequence ATGAAAAAAGTTGTTGTTGGTCTTTCTGGTGGCGTTGACAGTTCCGTAGCAGCGGCCATTCTACACAATCAGGGCTATGATGTCATTGGTTTGACCCTTTGGTTAATGAAAGGGAAGGGTCAGTGCTGCTCCGAGGGTATGGTGGATGCAGCTACTATTTGCCAACAACTAAGTATTCCCCATGAAATTGTTGATATGCGGGATGTGTTCCAAACTAACATTGTGGATTATCTGGTTTCCGGTTACAGCGCGGGAATCACCCCCTTACCCTGTTCCCAATGTAACAGAACTGTGAAATTTGGTCCCATGTTAGAATATGCAAGAGAAAAACTGGGATCTGATGTTATTGCTACTGGTCATTATGCCCGAATTGCTTACGACCATGGGACTGAACGTTATCAGTTACTACGTGCCTTTGACCGCAACAAAGATCAATCCTACTTTTTATATGATTTATCCCAAGAACTACTAGCAGGTACTATCTTTCCCCTGGGAGAGTTAAATAAAAATGATACTCGTAAAATTGCCGCCGAATATGGCTTAAAAACCGCCGATAAACCCGAGAGCCAGGACTTATGCTTAGTAGAGAGCAATGGTTCCATGCGGGCATTTCTAGACAAATATTTAGCTCCTAAACCTGGTGATATTGTGGACAGTAACGGCAAAATTTTAGGCAAGCATGATGGTGTTCACCATTACACTATAGGACAGCGCAAAGGCTTAGGAATTGCCGCAGCTGAACCACTATATGTCATAAAGTTAGACACAGTTAATAATCTTGTCGTAGTAGGCGATCGCACGAAAGGTACAGAGAAAGAGTGTACGGTTGAGCGAGTAAACTGGGTATCCATGGCAGAACCCAGAGGTACTATTCGTGGGGAAGTGCAAATACGTTACCGTTCTCAACCTGTACTGGCAACAATTATCCCTGGGGAAACCGACTGTGTACAACTGGTATTTGATGAACCCCAATTCAGCATCACACCTGGACAAGCAGCAGTTTGGTATGAGGGAGATAAGGTATTAGGTGGGGGGATCATCAAAAATTAG
- a CDS encoding NAD(P)H-hydrate dehydratase — protein MNNQDLKHLKEIFVVTAAQMRDVESRVFAAGMPIPALMEKVGRLICDRLLSMTLKGSRVGILAGPGHNGGDALVVGRELHFRGYNVWIYQPFGQLKELTNQHFHYAQSLGIPCFSQLAELPDCDFLIDGLFGFGLEREITGNIAEAINHLNLWNKPIFSIDLPSGIHTDTGAVLGTAICASHTFCLGLWKQGLLQEQAIKYAGKTELVDFDIPLADIQAVLGEVPTIKRITQSLVINTLPLPLSPIVHKYKSGHLLLICGSKRYAGGAILTGLGARASGIGMLSIAVPESIKPLLVSHLPEALIIGCPETNNGAISHLQLPGETTLNSFTVIACGPGLTTEATPIVEQVIKSEVPIILDADALNILAQLGTITTLKNRHQPTILTPHGGEFHRLFPEIDITNRVKGVQTAASQTRAIVLLKGARTAIAKHQGVTWINSESTPALARGGSGDVLTGLMGGILGQVVNRQVNMEDVVATAAWWHSQAGILAAKERTELGVDAFTLTQYLNRVLAQIQTDEISKWVELNIR, from the coding sequence ATGAATAACCAGGATTTGAAGCATCTAAAGGAAATATTTGTTGTCACTGCTGCTCAGATGCGGGATGTGGAATCAAGAGTTTTCGCCGCAGGAATGCCCATTCCAGCTTTGATGGAAAAAGTAGGTAGGCTCATTTGCGATCGCCTTTTATCTATGACATTAAAAGGTTCTAGGGTTGGTATTTTAGCTGGGCCTGGTCATAATGGTGGTGATGCTTTGGTGGTGGGAAGGGAATTACATTTTCGTGGTTATAATGTTTGGATTTATCAACCTTTTGGTCAACTCAAGGAGTTAACTAACCAACATTTTCACTATGCTCAAAGTTTAGGAATTCCTTGTTTTTCTCAACTAGCTGAATTGCCAGATTGTGATTTTTTAATTGATGGGTTATTTGGCTTTGGTTTAGAAAGAGAAATCACTGGCAACATTGCTGAGGCTATTAATCATCTTAATCTGTGGAACAAACCAATTTTTAGTATTGATTTACCTTCGGGAATACACACCGATACGGGAGCGGTTTTAGGAACTGCTATTTGTGCTTCCCACACTTTTTGTTTGGGTTTGTGGAAACAGGGTTTATTACAAGAACAAGCAATAAAATATGCAGGAAAAACAGAGTTAGTTGATTTTGATATTCCTCTGGCTGATATTCAGGCAGTTTTGGGGGAAGTTCCCACCATCAAACGCATTACCCAAAGTCTAGTAATTAATACTTTACCCCTACCTCTTTCTCCCATCGTGCATAAATATAAATCTGGACATCTGTTACTAATTTGTGGCTCTAAACGCTATGCAGGGGGAGCAATTTTAACTGGTTTAGGTGCTAGAGCATCTGGGATTGGCATGTTATCTATTGCCGTGCCAGAAAGTATTAAACCTTTATTAGTTTCCCACTTACCAGAAGCTCTCATTATTGGTTGTCCAGAAACAAATAATGGAGCAATTTCCCATTTACAATTGCCTGGAGAAACCACTTTAAATTCCTTTACTGTTATTGCGTGTGGACCTGGATTAACTACAGAAGCAACTCCTATTGTGGAGCAAGTAATAAAAAGTGAAGTTCCCATAATTCTGGATGCAGATGCTCTCAATATTCTAGCACAATTGGGCACAATTACCACTTTAAAAAACCGCCATCAACCTACTATTCTCACTCCCCATGGAGGAGAGTTTCATCGCCTATTTCCTGAGATTGATATCACAAATAGAGTCAAAGGAGTGCAAACAGCAGCATCACAAACTAGAGCCATAGTTCTATTAAAAGGAGCAAGAACTGCGATCGCTAAACATCAGGGAGTTACTTGGATAAACTCTGAAAGTACACCAGCTTTAGCTCGGGGTGGGAGTGGTGATGTATTAACTGGACTAATGGGGGGGATTTTAGGACAGGTGGTTAACAGACAAGTTAATATGGAGGATGTGGTAGCAACAGCAGCTTGGTGGCACTCTCAAGCTGGTATTTTGGCAGCAAAGGAGAGAACGGAGTTAGGAGTTGATGCTTTTACCTTGACCCAGTATTTAAACAGAGTTTTGGCTCAAATCCAAACTGATGAGATAAGTAAGTGGGTGGAATTAAATATAAGATGA
- a CDS encoding D-Ala-D-Ala carboxypeptidase family metallohydrolase yields MTGNPPAINPKEIRSLSEFVRLKAPAIFIMDAHPDLVKEIQSLLKIDPDGLVGPVTKQVFSEFKTLNQLQYPLGLGIGTAQELLELKDKEETEAIREDLIKLDLKVNPDAGSPTGRSMTLPDGKIVYANQYIVEGIPLTWGEATKDCTRVPTSAEYVANAIRVAKTWGPVREKFGSPIRITSGYRPPAVNSSVGGARNSQHLYFRAIDMIPMNGDFKKLWEVLKSSNFSGLGDAVFMGKNKGFFHADVRPGGRVIFPY; encoded by the coding sequence ATGACGGGTAACCCCCCTGCAATCAATCCGAAAGAGATTAGGTCTCTAAGTGAGTTTGTCAGACTGAAAGCTCCAGCCATATTTATTATGGATGCCCATCCAGACTTAGTGAAAGAAATCCAATCACTACTCAAAATAGATCCAGATGGTTTAGTTGGACCAGTGACTAAACAAGTATTCTCAGAATTTAAAACATTAAATCAATTACAATACCCATTAGGTTTAGGCATAGGTACTGCTCAGGAACTACTAGAATTAAAAGACAAAGAAGAAACAGAAGCGATCAGAGAAGACCTGATTAAATTAGACCTAAAAGTTAATCCAGATGCAGGTTCTCCCACTGGTCGTAGCATGACCTTACCCGATGGTAAAATAGTTTATGCCAACCAGTATATAGTTGAGGGTATACCCTTAACTTGGGGAGAAGCAACCAAAGACTGTACTCGTGTTCCTACTAGTGCGGAATATGTAGCCAATGCCATCCGAGTGGCAAAAACCTGGGGGCCAGTGAGGGAGAAATTTGGCTCACCCATCAGAATTACATCCGGGTATCGCCCACCTGCAGTTAATAGTTCCGTAGGTGGTGCGCGTAATAGTCAGCATCTTTACTTTCGTGCCATAGATATGATTCCCATGAATGGAGACTTCAAGAAACTGTGGGAGGTCTTAAAGTCTTCCAATTTTTCCGGGTTGGGAGATGCGGTCTTTATGGGGAAAAACAAGGGGTTTTTTCACGCTGATGTAAGACCCGGTGGTAGGGTAATCTTCCCCTATTAA
- a CDS encoding metallophosphoesterase family protein, giving the protein MKLISEPSVPTKIQRMKQRVRWRHPAILEHNIDQTVMKFDDQGREKNQEFSFMVMGDSGTKSNYGSHPQRQVTEMMLNHLDDCRFILHTGDVVYVVGSREYYPANFIQPYREFLLGGENPENIAYNHMTFKLPILPVLGNHDYYDVPLLYRLITGSTLPLRQMLRYKDIEIGWHGSNQGDTYARAFIDYLAAIGSSDLVAHLNKYYTGKVNTGRCLNYQPGEFTRLPNRYYSFNYGGIDFFALDSNTFNTPEPLPKSRAQDIRQKLWESRRSLEREELEILAVYEKLDSKNPRESDLLADLAGKLDQLNEVKLDIEKQLESHTNADTDFEQLEWLRDRLIASWQDLNVRGRVLFFHHPPYVTEATKWQQGQTLAVRHRLREVLEQVRVALGNMGREITGGRPLVDLVFNGHAHCLEFLKTTDTGYGDSGINYIVCGGSGRRPRRQREEGTELLEDFSEHDSAHTRKVADSLLYVGRTGYDLETRKPYSCVRVDVKAGIPPQFVITPLVTELIEGKWCNKQLDAIIV; this is encoded by the coding sequence ATGAAATTAATTTCTGAACCCTCGGTTCCCACCAAAATTCAGAGAATGAAACAAAGAGTTAGATGGCGACATCCAGCTATTTTGGAGCATAATATTGACCAAACCGTGATGAAATTCGATGATCAAGGTAGGGAAAAAAATCAAGAATTTTCCTTTATGGTTATGGGTGACAGTGGGACGAAATCAAATTATGGCTCCCATCCGCAACGTCAAGTAACTGAAATGATGTTAAATCATCTTGATGATTGTCGTTTTATTCTACATACCGGAGATGTGGTTTATGTTGTAGGTTCTCGTGAATATTATCCAGCCAATTTCATTCAACCTTACCGGGAATTTTTACTTGGTGGAGAGAATCCAGAAAACATAGCTTATAATCACATGACCTTTAAGTTGCCCATATTACCAGTTCTCGGCAATCATGATTATTATGATGTACCTTTATTATATCGTTTGATTACAGGTTCAACCTTACCTCTACGACAAATGTTACGTTATAAAGATATTGAAATTGGTTGGCATGGTTCCAACCAAGGAGATACTTACGCTAGAGCTTTTATTGATTATCTAGCTGCTATTGGTTCCTCTGATTTGGTAGCTCACCTAAATAAATATTATACTGGGAAAGTTAATACAGGTAGATGCTTAAATTACCAACCAGGTGAATTTACGAGGTTACCCAATAGATACTATAGTTTTAATTATGGGGGAATAGATTTTTTTGCCTTGGATTCTAACACTTTTAATACTCCAGAACCTTTACCAAAAAGTCGAGCCCAGGATATTCGTCAAAAATTGTGGGAAAGTCGTCGCTCTTTGGAGCGGGAGGAGTTAGAAATTTTAGCGGTATATGAGAAGTTAGACTCAAAAAATCCGCGAGAATCAGATCTTCTAGCAGATTTAGCGGGTAAATTGGATCAATTAAATGAAGTCAAACTTGATATTGAGAAACAATTAGAAAGTCACACTAATGCGGATACAGATTTTGAGCAACTGGAATGGTTAAGGGATAGATTAATTGCATCCTGGCAAGATTTAAATGTTAGGGGAAGGGTGTTATTTTTTCATCATCCTCCCTACGTTACAGAAGCAACCAAATGGCAACAGGGACAAACTTTAGCAGTTCGTCATCGATTACGGGAGGTATTGGAACAGGTAAGGGTAGCTTTAGGAAATATGGGGAGAGAAATAACTGGGGGAAGACCCTTGGTAGATCTGGTGTTTAATGGTCACGCCCACTGTTTGGAGTTTTTAAAAACTACAGACACTGGATATGGAGATTCTGGTATTAACTATATTGTCTGTGGTGGTAGTGGTCGTCGTCCTCGTCGTCAGCGAGAGGAAGGAACTGAGTTGTTAGAGGATTTTAGCGAGCATGATAGTGCCCACACGCGAAAAGTTGCCGATTCTTTGTTGTATGTGGGACGTACCGGTTATGATTTAGAGACGAGAAAACCCTATTCTTGTGTGCGTGTGGATGTTAAAGCTGGTATTCCTCCTCAATTTGTAATTACACCACTGGTAACGGAATTAATTGAGGGAAAATGGTGTAACAAGCAATTGGATGCCATAATTGTATAG
- the corA gene encoding magnesium/cobalt transporter CorA, which yields MNKKHARSGNNRSNRGIDGAKTGKSFTQEYYHQPGTIPGTIIIHEDAQQPQIVLMDYNSTDLVERRIINPEECSDYLRTQSVSWVDVQGLGNRDVIHRLGQTFDLHPLILEDVVNMAERPKIEDYEEQLVIIARMVVPNTNNRSFYSEQVSLVLGTHYVLTIQEESEHDCFDSVRARINKNKGIIRGEKSDYLAYSLLDAIIDGFFPVLELYGERIAELEEEVITNPTSETLKQIYQVKRELLQLRRGIWPQRDAISSLIRDGSHLISQEVSIYLRDCYDHAVQVLDMVENYRELVSGLMDVYMSAVSNKMNEIMKLLTVISSIFIPLTFVVGVYGMNFSTEKSPYNMPELNWYWGYPFCLGLMAVIASSLMLFFWRRGWLTNSFEINQK from the coding sequence ATGAATAAGAAACATGCTCGCTCTGGGAATAACAGGAGTAATCGAGGTATAGATGGTGCAAAAACCGGTAAATCCTTTACTCAGGAATATTATCATCAACCAGGCACTATTCCAGGGACGATTATCATTCATGAGGATGCCCAACAACCACAAATTGTTTTAATGGATTACAACTCAACTGATTTAGTCGAAAGGCGAATCATCAATCCAGAAGAATGTAGTGATTACCTCCGGACACAGTCCGTTTCTTGGGTGGATGTCCAAGGTTTAGGAAATCGGGATGTAATTCATCGCTTGGGACAAACTTTTGATTTACACCCGTTGATTTTGGAAGACGTAGTCAATATGGCAGAACGACCCAAGATTGAAGATTATGAAGAACAACTGGTGATAATTGCCCGAATGGTTGTGCCAAATACCAATAATCGTAGTTTTTATAGTGAACAGGTTAGCTTAGTCCTAGGAACCCATTATGTTTTAACCATTCAAGAAGAATCAGAGCATGATTGTTTCGACAGTGTCAGGGCAAGAATTAATAAGAATAAAGGTATTATCCGGGGAGAGAAAAGTGATTATTTGGCTTACTCTCTATTAGATGCCATTATTGACGGTTTTTTTCCAGTCTTAGAATTGTATGGGGAGCGTATTGCTGAGCTGGAGGAAGAAGTAATTACTAATCCTACATCAGAAACTTTAAAGCAAATATATCAAGTTAAACGAGAGTTATTACAACTAAGAAGAGGAATTTGGCCCCAAAGGGATGCGATTAGTTCCCTCATTCGTGATGGTAGCCACTTGATTAGCCAAGAGGTAAGTATTTACCTAAGAGATTGTTATGATCACGCAGTCCAGGTCCTGGATATGGTAGAAAATTACCGAGAATTGGTTTCGGGCTTAATGGATGTTTATATGTCGGCTGTGAGTAACAAAATGAACGAAATTATGAAGCTACTCACGGTAATTTCATCTATTTTCATCCCCTTGACATTTGTTGTAGGAGTATATGGCATGAATTTTAGTACCGAAAAATCGCCCTATAATATGCCAGAACTAAACTGGTATTGGGGGTATCCCTTTTGTCTGGGATTAATGGCAGTGATTGCCAGTAGTTTAATGTTGTTTTTTTGGCGTCGAGGTTGGTTAACTAATTCATTTGAAATTAATCAAAAATAA